GTACGTGCTGAAGGACGGCAAGCTCGAGCTCGCCGGCCACTGCACCGCGCACCCCTGGCAGTCGCTGTCCTCCTACCAGCATCTGCTGGCGCCGATCATGGAACGGCCGAGCCGGGCCGATGCCGACACCTATCTAGCCGTCGTGAAGGCGATCGCCGATCTCGCGCGCACCAAGTACAAGGTGCCGCTCGTCATCCTGAACATGGAACGCGACGATCCCAACTATCTCGCGCGCTTGAACATCACCGCGGCTGACCTCGACGCGCGCTTCCGCGAGATGAGCGCCATCGTCGTGCCGGACGACACGACCGAGCCGTTCGACAGCCTTCACATCCCCGGCGACGGACATCCCAACGGCAAGCTCAATCGGCTGCTGGCGCGCAGGCTCGCGGCCGCCGTCGCGAAGGACACCGACATCAAGCTCCCGCGCGGACCGGATGCCGCGCCGCAATCGGCGGGTTCGCGATGACGTCGTCGCAGGAGCTCGGCGTGCTCAAGCCGACGCAGCTCACGCTGCCGCTCGTGAGCGTCTGCGTCGTCTGCTACAATCACGCGCCGTTCCTGCGAGCCTGCCTCGACTCGGTGTTGCGGCAAACCTATCCGCGCCTGCAGCTCCTCGTCGTCGACAACGTCTCGACCGACAGCTCCCGCGACGTGATCGACGCCTTCGCCGCCGAGCTGCCGTCGCTGCGCGCCGATGTCGCCTTCGAGAAGATCTTCTCGCAAGTGAACGGGCACGAGACGGGCGCCGTCGTTCAGGGCTTTGCCCGCGCGACCGGCCACTACGTGATGTTCATCGACGGCGACGATCTTCTGCTGCCGACGAATGTCGAGACCCACGTCAAGGCGCATCTCGTCAGCCGCATCCCCGTAGGCGTCACGTCGGTCGACATGTATCAGAGCGACGGCGACGACATCGTCGTCGGATCGGGCACGCTCTTGTCTCGCTTCGTGGCGTCCGGCACCGGCCGGCGCGCCGACCTCTGCCGCATGTCCAATCTCGCGGCCTTCGACTTCGGCCGCGATCCCGCGCCGCTGGCGCCCGAGGACCTGCATTACCTGCCGCCGTCGCGGGCGAACGAATGGGTGTGGTCGCCCTCGACGGGTCTCTGCTTCCGCCGCGAGGCGGTCTCGCTGATGCTCGATCCGACGCCGACGCTGCGCGCAGGCGCCGACAACTTCCTGGTGCGCGGCATCACGGCGCTGACAGGCGGCATCGTGATCGACAGGGCGCTCGCGGTCTATCGCATGCATGGCGCGAACCTGCTGACGCGGCATCCCGCGCTCGCCAACTTCTACCCCTTCGACCCGGGGCAGCGCGACAGCCTCGACAAGGACGTCATGCCGGCGATCGTCGCCTGCTACCGCGCGCGCCTGGCGGACCTCGCGAACCGGCTCGAGGATCCCGACATCTTCGTCACCGCGCTCGACCATTTCGGCAGCATCGCGCCGGGCCTCGCCGGATCGGAGCACTCGTCGTTCACGCTCCGCTTCCTGCGCGAGAATCGCGCGGCGGTGATCGCGAGCTTCGGCGCGGCGCGCTACCGCAAGTGGGTGGCGCGACGACTGCGGCCGGCGGACGTCATCCGCCTCGTCGCCGGCAAGAGAAGCTAGCTCGCCGAGACGGTCTCGACCTCGTCGAGCCGCTTCGCCTTGTAGATGAGGAACGCCATCGCCCAGGCGGCGGCGAAGAGGCCGATGATCGCGAAGCCGATGTTGTTGAAGTTGTCGTTCAGCATGCCGATCACGTCCCAGGCGCCGCCCTTCAGCCCGAGCTGATCGCTCAGAAGCCCGAGCGCCTCGATGCCGCCGACCACCAGCGCGACGACGACCGACACGGCCGTGATGGTCATGTTGTAGAAGAGCTTGCGCATCGGCTTGACGAAGGCCCAGTCGTATGCGCCGAGCATCATCACGCCGTCGGTCGTGTCGACGAGCGACATGCCGGCCGCAAACAGCACGGGAAAGACGAGGATCGCGGAGAACGGCACGCCCTTCGCCGCCTGCGCCGCCGACACGCCGACCATCGCGACCTCCGTCGCCGTGTCGAAGCCGAGCCCGAAGAGGAAGCCGAGCGGGTACATGTGCCAGCTGCGCGTCACAAGCTTGAACACCGGGCGGAAGATCCGCGAGAGGAAGCCGCGGTTGTCGAGCAGAAGGTCGACGTCTTGCTCCACATAGCGCCCGCCGGCGCGGATCTGCCGGTAGGCTTTGAAGACGGAGATGAAGATCGCGATGTTCATCGCGGCGATGGCGAGAAGGAACAGCGCCGACACCGACGTGCCGATGAGCGCCCCGTATTGCTTGAACGCGCCGAACCGGCCGAGCAGCGTCGCCGTGGCGGCCACGGCACCGGCCGCGATGACCACCACGGTGGAGTGGCCCATGGCGAAGAAGAAGCCGACGGAGACAGGGCGCAGCCGCAACTGCATCAGCTTGCGGGTGACGTTGTCGATCGCGGCGATGTGGTCGGCATCGACGGCGTGGCGCAGCCCGAACCCGTAGATGGTCAGCGCGATGAGGAGCAGGGCAGGGCGATCACGGAAGGCGACCAGGGCCCAGATCCAGGCGCCGACGTTGAGGAGGCCGAGCACGCTGTAGATCGCGACGAGCCGCGCCTTCAGGTTCGGGGCGCTTTCATCGAACAGGTCGCGAAGAGGTTGCAGCATGCATCCCGCCTGAAGCCATCGTCATCGCGGCGGACGACAGGCTCCCCGCCCGGCGGCTTCGCTCCGACCATCGACGACGGCAGGGTTCCTGGCTCGCGACGCGCTCTCGCCGCCGGCCTGCCGAGCCGGGGGACAACGCCTATCGCTCACAGGTGCGGGGAGGCAGCCCTGGCTTCCGGCGTCGCCGCCGCCACCATGTTTCCTCGAAGCTTCTCGAGCACCGTCGGGCGAGCCTAATCCGCTCCGCGGCGCGGGGTCAATCGAGGCCAGATGACGCTGCGACGCCGGCGCGAAAAGTTGGGGCTGCTGCCTATTGCTCGTCGAGCGGGCTCGGCGGCGCGCCGCCGCCACCCTGGTCCATGTCCATCGAGTCGTCGCGGTGCGAACGCACGCGCGGCGCCGGGCTCTCCCCGCCGCCATCCCTGTAGGCCGCCTCCGACCCGCCGGCGAGACGGGTCGCGAAATAGGCGATGGTGCGCGAATAGATCTTCGCCTTGTTCCATTCCTGGATCGCCGCGAAGTTCGGCTCGCCGGGCGCCCAGCCGGCGCCGCGCTGCCAGCCGTGCGCCTTCAGGAAGTTGGCCGTCGACGAGAGGACGTCGGATGGGGAATGATCGAGGTCGCGGCCGCCGACCGCGTACTTGATGTAGGTCGAGGGCATGAACTGCGTCTGGCCGATCTCGCCGGCCCAGGCGCTGCGGGCGTCCGGCGAGACGCCGGCCTGCACCATCTTCATCGCGTAGAAGAGCTCGGACTTGAACATGTCGCTGCGGCGGCAGTCGTAGGCGAGCGTCGCGATCGACTGGATCATCCGGAAGTTGCCGTGGGTGGCGCCGAAGTCGGTCTCGAGGCCCCAGATTGCCAGCAGCGGCTCCGGCGGCACGCCGTAGGTGGCCTCGATGCGCTGGAAGACGTCGGCGTATTTCTTCTCGAGCGCCCGAGCGCGGGCGAGCCGCGGCGGGACCATGCGCTGGGAGAACTGCTCGAACGACTGGTGGAACACGCCCTGGCCGTGGTCGCGGTGGATCACGTTCTGGTCGAACTGCACGCCTGCGAGCGCCTCGTCGGCGGCCTGCGCCGAGATGCCCTGCGCGACGGCCTCCTGCTTGATCTTCGCCTTCCAGGCGTCGAACCCGGCCGGATCCTTGCAGGTCGCGGCGGCCGAGGCCGGGGCGGCGAAGCCGAGGGCGGCTGCGAGGGCAAGAGCGATCGTCGGTAGGCAGTCTCGTTTGCGCATGCGTGTCTCCGCAACTTTCGCGGCGGACAAAGCAGCCCTCTAGGGCCAATACAAGGCGGATCGCCGGCAGAAAGCGTGCCTGGGCCTCCGCGGCGGCCCCTGGGCGAGGCATTCGGCGAAAAACACGAAACGTTGCCGTATCGGGCCGAACGGTCTCCCTGTATGGGGAGTTCTCACCAGGGCAGACGGAGGCGGAGACGATGCGGGCGGTGCGGATCCTAGTCGCGGCGGCGGCTGTAGCCTGTCTGTTTGGCCCGGCCGCGGCGAAGCATTACGGCGGGGGCGACGCGCTTCCCGAGCTCAACGTCAAGGGCTCGTGCTCCGACGCGCAGAAGTTCTCGACCGGCGACGACCGGCAGAACGCCTACAAGGGCTGCATGCAGGACGAGATGGCGGCGAAGGACCAGCTGAGGAAGCGCTGGTCGTCCTTCAAGCCGAAGGACCGCTCCAATTGCGTCGAGCAGTCGCGGGCGCCGAGCCCGAGCTACGTCGAGGTGCTGACCTGCCTCGAGATGGATACCGACGCGATCAAGAACGCGCCGCGTGTCGACGGCAAGCCCGTGCCGCAGATCGGCGGCCCTGTCGCCCCTGGGCTCTCGAGCAACCCGGCGTCCACGATGCCGAGCACGAAGTAGCCGACGGCAACGTAAGGTCGCTCGCTTCCTTACCATTTGATTGCAAACCTATATTCGCGTCCACTTTCCTCGCCTTGACGCGCGGAGGGCGCCAGCTTTTCCCTGTCGGGCGGCAACGAAAGCGTCCGGCGCAAGCAACGACAGGGAGAAACACCATGCGTCTCATCATGGCTGCCGGCATCATCGGCGCGGGCGTTCTGGCCGCGAGCCCGGCCTTCGCCGTCACCGTCATCAACCAGGATTCCAAGTCGCACACGATCGTCGTCAACGACGGCAAGTCCGACACGACGAAGGATCTCGCGGCCGGCGCCTCCGCCGAGTTTCCGTGTCCCGAAAAATGCGGCTTCCGCGACCTCGCCTACGGCACCAGCCGGCTTGCGGGCGGCCAGGCGAAGCTTGTGATCGACAAGGACGGCGAGGTCCACGTGGCCGGCGGCCACGGCGACTTCGAGCTGAGCAACGGCACGAACTAGCCGCCCGAGCGCCGCACGACGCGCACGCGCACCGCGTCGCTGCGGCCCGCGGCATCCGTGACCGTCAGCGTCGCGAAGCCTTCGCTGTCGGGGTGCCACTCGGCCGAGCGGGTGAAGCCGCGGCTTGCGAGCGGGCGCCCGTCGATGACCCAGGAATAGGGACGTCGGCCACCCTCGACGGCGAGCGCGACGCTCTGCGAATCGCCATCGACGAGAAGCTGGGCGCCCGGCAGCGGGAAGGTGATGCGCGGGTCGCTGGTGCGGGGTCCCTGGGCCGCCGTCGTGAGCCGGCGGAGGGCGGCCGGTGGCGGCCCGGCGAACACCGGCGTCAGCGTGCGCGGCGGCAGCGGCGTCGGCGCGAGCTGGTCGAACAGGCGGAACAGAATGCCCGCCGACGCCATGCCGACGCAGATGACGCAGGTGCCGCCGTCGGCGCGGCCCATCCACACGCCGATGACGCGGGTGCCGTCGAAGCCCACCGCCCAGCCGTCGCGGAAGCGGTAGGACGTGCCCGTCTTGTAGGCGATGCCGCCGCTTCGCGTCGCGAGGCCCTTCGGCGGCGGCATGCCGGCGAGAATATCGACGACGGCGTCCGCTCCGGCGCGGTTGAGCAGCCGCGCATCGCTCCGTGCGGGCGGCGCGCCGTCGGTGCGATCGACGAGCGGCTTGACCCGGCCGCCGTCGGCCAGCGCGGCATAGGCCGTCACGAGCCGTTCCAGCGAAATGCCGACGCCGCCGAGCGCGAT
This Beijerinckiaceae bacterium RH AL1 DNA region includes the following protein-coding sequences:
- a CDS encoding putative Glycosyl transferase (ID:RHAL1_00971;~source:Prodigal:2.6); the encoded protein is MTSSQELGVLKPTQLTLPLVSVCVVCYNHAPFLRACLDSVLRQTYPRLQLLVVDNVSTDSSRDVIDAFAAELPSLRADVAFEKIFSQVNGHETGAVVQGFARATGHYVMFIDGDDLLLPTNVETHVKAHLVSRIPVGVTSVDMYQSDGDDIVVGSGTLLSRFVASGTGRRADLCRMSNLAAFDFGRDPAPLAPEDLHYLPPSRANEWVWSPSTGLCFRREAVSLMLDPTPTLRAGADNFLVRGITALTGGIVIDRALAVYRMHGANLLTRHPALANFYPFDPGQRDSLDKDVMPAIVACYRARLADLANRLEDPDIFVTALDHFGSIAPGLAGSEHSSFTLRFLRENRAAVIASFGAARYRKWVARRLRPADVIRLVAGKRS
- the hoxN gene encoding High-affinity nickel transport protein (ID:RHAL1_00972;~source:Prodigal:2.6) gives rise to the protein MLQPLRDLFDESAPNLKARLVAIYSVLGLLNVGAWIWALVAFRDRPALLLIALTIYGFGLRHAVDADHIAAIDNVTRKLMQLRLRPVSVGFFFAMGHSTVVVIAAGAVAATATLLGRFGAFKQYGALIGTSVSALFLLAIAAMNIAIFISVFKAYRQIRAGGRYVEQDVDLLLDNRGFLSRIFRPVFKLVTRSWHMYPLGFLFGLGFDTATEVAMVGVSAAQAAKGVPFSAILVFPVLFAAGMSLVDTTDGVMMLGAYDWAFVKPMRKLFYNMTITAVSVVVALVVGGIEALGLLSDQLGLKGGAWDVIGMLNDNFNNIGFAIIGLFAAAWAMAFLIYKAKRLDEVETVSAS
- a CDS encoding Lytic transglycosylase (ID:RHAL1_00973;~source:Prodigal:2.6); this translates as MRKRDCLPTIALALAAALGFAAPASAAATCKDPAGFDAWKAKIKQEAVAQGISAQAADEALAGVQFDQNVIHRDHGQGVFHQSFEQFSQRMVPPRLARARALEKKYADVFQRIEATYGVPPEPLLAIWGLETDFGATHGNFRMIQSIATLAYDCRRSDMFKSELFYAMKMVQAGVSPDARSAWAGEIGQTQFMPSTYIKYAVGGRDLDHSPSDVLSSTANFLKAHGWQRGAGWAPGEPNFAAIQEWNKAKIYSRTIAYFATRLAGGSEAAYRDGGGESPAPRVRSHRDDSMDMDQGGGGAPPSPLDEQ
- a CDS encoding hypothetical protein (ID:RHAL1_00974;~conserved exported protein of unknown function;~source:Prodigal:2.6), which encodes MRAVRILVAAAAVACLFGPAAAKHYGGGDALPELNVKGSCSDAQKFSTGDDRQNAYKGCMQDEMAAKDQLRKRWSSFKPKDRSNCVEQSRAPSPSYVEVLTCLEMDTDAIKNAPRVDGKPVPQIGGPVAPGLSSNPASTMPSTK
- a CDS encoding exported protein of unknown function (ID:RHAL1_00975;~source:Prodigal:2.6), with the translated sequence MRLIMAAGIIGAGVLAASPAFAVTVINQDSKSHTIVVNDGKSDTTKDLAAGASAEFPCPEKCGFRDLAYGTSRLAGGQAKLVIDKDGEVHVAGGHGDFELSNGTN